ATGTCTTTGATTTGAAGACATGGttcaggaggaggggggtttTCTCTGAAGTCAGTCAAGCAGGCAGTATCCACATGCACCAAGACCACTGagtaaagaacaaacacactggGGGGACAGgcatgagagggggggggggggagagaggcgtTAGATGGCATCAACAAGCTCCAGGTTGCTGGTGTAATGGCTGTTGACAGGTAGGCTGCGTTTCCTGCCGGGTGTGCCGGCTCCCACGTCCGTGCGGAACGTTTGTAATTTGTGCATCTCCTGGGACAGTTTGCCCAGTGCGCAGGTGCTGAGATTGGAGCAGCGCTTGGACAAGGGTCTGTCCCAGCTGTGAGGAGAGACAACATGCAGAGATAGGCTCACAGACCTGAGGAAGCATGCAGGGATCATGCCACCCACACTCCCCCCTCATTAAACCCCTGCCCCCATCCCATCATACCACTAGCATCATCATCCCTTGCTTGCATGCATTCCAAACAGGAACAGAAATGCATTCTTTGTcttcccaactttttttttaacatttttgaaCAGCTGAATCTATTATTCATGCTTGTCAGCAAATTATGCTATAATCGCATGCTCTTGCATTCCACCTTCGTTTACCATTCGCAAATACTAATTTCCCTTCTACCATGCAAGTCATAACATGATATAGAAAAAGGAAATCATGCTTTGTTAGATCATCTGAGGTTTGGTATGTCCTTAGGCAGGCAAGCAGGCTCTTGCAAATTGGTCTTGGATTAACAAAACATTCTTCATCATGCAAAGcacaaaagaaaatgacaaagAATTTGTGTCATTAATTTAAACTCTtttcagaagaaaagaaaagaagtcgCTGACTACTTTACAGAGCACGTACCTCTAGTTTCAAAATGTAACTGGAACAGTAAATACTGCTCAACAGTCTGAAAGAGGACTGTATTATTGATCCAATTCACTTAAAGTCACTGATCTGGTTGCTTATCAAATTTCACATGAAAATATACATGATCTCGCAGGAGGAGCAAAAGGCAAAAAGATATTAAGTAAATATGTACCTATTTCCTTCATTCACTTGCTGTTCCAGCTCCTCGGCTGTCATCTGCACAAACTCCTTGACAATGGCGTTTAGTAACCGCCGGGCTTCATAGTCTGTCAGCGTGACCCGGTCTGTCATAGACTCTAAACCAGGTCTGCAGAGAGGAAGCCACAGTAGTCAGAGACCAGAGCAGACCAATGACAAAATGGCCACCCATGAGTTCTTGAAACAGTTTGAGGCTGTCTGATGGCACACCGGCTAGAAGGCAATCACAGCTGCACTGGGGAAGGGATGCTTGCCAAGACTATGCTATAGCCAAGACTGTGCTATGCTATGAATATGCTATGGGTACTCACCCTAAAAGGCTGGGAGGGGTTTGAGTAGATCGTATAGATTGAGTATAGACTTTATGggtatgcatgtgcatatgaCATTTTTTCAATGCTTTCCATGAGAGTACCTCTACTGAAATGGACTTCTCAATGATAGGGATTTTATTTAACagattgttgtttgtttgtagctATCTGATTCAATTATTATAGGCATTGTTTTGTGAATCGAAAATGCTATAGGGTTTAGTGAATGAATTCACTGGATCAACATAGGTCATATTCTGTGCCACGATCTTCTGAGTTGTACTAATTCTGTCTGGCTACAGCACTGCAGGTGTGCCTCACCTGGTAGGAGCTGCGTGGGAGCTGTACATCTGGCAAATAACCAGGGCATAAGCAACAAGAAAGGCAGAGATCTTCAACATGAACATGGTTTCCTACAGCAAAGAAAATGTCAGAAAATATTGTCAGTTTCTAAAATATTAGCCAACACAGAGCTTGCATACACAGTCAAGACTTAAAACTCCGGGTGAACCCTATAGAATAACAGTAAAACTTAGGCAATCCAACAAAATTTGTAAGAAAATAGTAAACCTGACTTGTAAAAGGGAGCCAAAGAGAACTGATCAATTTATTGCACTCTGAAAGGAAATAAACCCCAGCAGGTCAGCTATCATATGCCCCCTAGTGCAGATAtctctcccgcacacacacacacacacacgagcacacacacacacacacacacacacacgagcacacacaccacagtatcCTTTAGACTGTTGGAGTCTCCACACCAGCTGCAGTCCATATTTAATATCAAGGATGGAATTTGTAGACGGGATAGTCCATGAGAGCCCCAGGGCTGAATAGATTGGTGGTCCAGCGAGCGCCACCATCCCACTGATAAcaccagcccccccctcccccctccccccagagaCCAAGTGCATTAGTGTAATGAGCTGCCACCACACTCCCATGGACAACCAAAGGGGAAAAATCACTCTACGTCTCCTTCAGAGAGCCTCCACATGCAaactcctctcactctcccactctcatgTTCATGCCAGCCACACAGCGCAAACCAACTGACAGCCCTGACCCCTCCGTCCACTCCTCAATCCAATTAAAGCCATCTCATCATCACCACTCCTGTCCCGAGTGCAAGTCCCAGCTCCCCTCTGAGTCGGAGCTAACAGACGCTGTCAGAACAGACCTCACGCTTTCCCAGTCACACTCTGAGTGCACcctgtcaacaacaacaacaaaaaaacaaactctcAACTTACCTTAAAATTGCTGGGTCTTCCGGCACAAAAATATACACCGTAGGTAAATGGATAAATTTGTATGAAACACTGAGTGGACTTCTCTCAACTTGGTGACCAACTCTTGACTCTGTTGCATGCAGCTACAATGCACAAGCCTATATATCCACCACTAGGATTTGTGTATTGACTGTGTAGGTGTTTAATTATGTGCCACCAGCCAATCATCCTGCACAGATACTCCAGCCAGCCAATGTGAAGCTATCCTTGGTTTCTGGCACACTAATAAGTCCTACGGCTTCGCAATGACGTCATGTTTGAGCCACTAAGTGCTCCATTCACAAAATCCACCCCTCCTTTGGAGCATTTGATACCCAAATTTACATTAATGTCATCAATTAAATGGAAGCAAATCAAATGAATGGCCACCATATCTATTCCAGACAATTTATATTTCATGGGCTTCCAAAAACAAGATACATTTTGAAATGACAAATCATGAAGGCTGCGGACTTGCTGGCAGAGCCATCTACTGGTCAAATAATCACACTTCATGCCATTTGTCTACGTCCACAAGTGACACAAGCGTGCTTGTGTGTCATTTATTGCAGTGCTTAACTCAATAGAGAGTGTAAGTGCTATATACATTTAGGATAAATATAAGGCTGCTGCCTAAAGCTGAAATGCTTCTAAAATTGCAAGTTATCTGGAAACTTTGCTGGCAAAGAAGGCCGTTTTGGTCGTTTTTGTCTGCATCAggaaaatgaaacaaatataGTGACTTAGATGGtgattctgttttcattttaaaatgaagaGAGCTAATTGTtcatgctacacacactcatacctgaTGGAAGGAGCTGAGATGTTCTTCACTATCTGCATCTCCCATGCCAACACAtttatgtacagtacatgtggAACAGAATGGCCAGAACTGTAAGCGTAAGTCAATGATTCGATTACCCTGGGGGCTAGCATAAGACAATATCCATCAGCATTTCAAGGCTTCTACtagatgtgttttttgtttttacagtaTTTAAACCTATTTCtttaaaatagaaataaatgtatttatttgtttatgttaatTTACTGTGTCTGTACAAATGTTATTTAGGTTCACaagacgtctctctctctttctttctctctctctctcgctctctaaatatatatatatactgtatatatatatatatatatatatatatatatatatatatatatatatatatataaagctgAGGCCTGagtcctgcagcacacacagaggagccCTATTAGATAGGATGAGCTTTTTTAGTGCTATTGAGCAGCGAGCCCCATGGATGACAGAGGAGCTAAATCACTGTAAAATGGACCTCTGCAAGGTCCCAGCGACTacttaggaccctggggaggtgatacgcgtttctctgtgtgttttagccaaaaataccaattcttgaTGTTTGTGTATAACATCCGGTTGAAATGTAAAGTGATATATGCCTTGGTGTACATGTGAAAAACTCCCCAGTCACGGTCACCAGTGGTTGGATCCATTAGGAGTTGTGCTCCCTCATGACCAAACTTTTAGGATCAATGAGTTAACCTTT
Above is a genomic segment from Clupea harengus chromosome 3, Ch_v2.0.2, whole genome shotgun sequence containing:
- the LOC105911277 gene encoding calcitonin-1-like isoform X1 codes for the protein MFMLKISAFLVAYALVICQMYSSHAAPTRPGLESMTDRVTLTDYEARRLLNAIVKEFVQMTAEELEQQVNEGNSWDRPLSKRCSNLSTCALGKLSQEMHKLQTFRTDVGAGTPGRKRSLPVNSHYTSNLELVDAI
- the LOC105911277 gene encoding calcitonin gene-related peptide-like isoform X3, coding for MFMLKISAFLVAYALVICQMYSSHAAPTRPGLESMTDRVTLTDYEARRLLNAIVKEFVQMTAEELEQQVNEGNSVTAQKRACNTATCVTHRLADFLSRSGGIGSSSFVPTNVGAHAFGRRRRNTQM
- the LOC105911277 gene encoding calcitonin gene-related peptide-like isoform X2, with translation MFMLKISAFLVAYALVICQMYSSHAAPTRPGLESMTDRVTLTDYEARRLLNAIVKEFVQMTAEELEQQVNEGNSSVTAQKRACNTATCVTHRLADFLSRSGGIGSSSFVPTNVGAHAFGRRRRNTQM